The following are from one region of the Candidatus Zixiibacteriota bacterium genome:
- a CDS encoding universal stress protein — MHVQVSPLGIIIAVVFFFSMGGILWWMLHPPPQIKPEVAKARRSVEALKRILVPTSGMPYSERGIELACRLGTEHKAEIVLTYVIEIPRTLPLDAPMPEAEDKANQALNRGKEIVELHNLPPVLLIERAREAGEGIIRAAKDNQADVIVLGMRTNVHGTQSLWGRTTDTLIRKAPCEVILDKLPESS, encoded by the coding sequence ATGCATGTTCAGGTTTCACCTTTAGGCATAATCATCGCCGTAGTTTTCTTCTTTTCTATGGGTGGAATACTATGGTGGATGCTTCATCCACCACCCCAGATCAAACCGGAGGTTGCCAAAGCTCGAAGGTCGGTTGAGGCTTTGAAAAGGATTCTGGTCCCGACTTCTGGTATGCCCTATTCTGAAAGAGGGATAGAGTTAGCCTGCAGGTTAGGGACTGAGCATAAGGCTGAGATCGTTTTGACTTATGTCATTGAGATCCCGCGCACCCTGCCCTTAGATGCGCCTATGCCTGAAGCTGAGGATAAAGCGAACCAGGCACTCAATCGAGGAAAAGAAATAGTAGAACTGCATAACCTTCCACCGGTCCTCTTAATCGAGAGGGCACGGGAAGCAGGTGAGGGGATAATTCGAGCGGCTAAGGATAATCAAGCAGATGTAATCGTACTGGGAATGCGCACCAATGTCCACGGTACTCAGTCTCTCTGGGGCAGAACAACCGACACCTTGATAAGAAAAGCGCCCTGCGAGGTTATCCTGGATAAACTTCCTGAAAGCAGTTGA